A genomic window from Sporosarcina sp. Marseille-Q4063 includes:
- a CDS encoding YitT family protein produces MRTFKKSLAFEYIQIIVGAALVGLAFNIFLLPARLAAGGVSGISTILYEVFQFNPAYVQWLINIPLLIVGIVFIGREFSVKTLVGTLFVPFTIWVTQGMNLSVDNPLLAAIYGGIMLGVGLGIVYRGNGSTGGTALIAQVLKKFTGLSSGFSQLLVDGLVVVTSAFVFNFELALYALMSIYVTSKVIDFVQLQTSPTKLILIITDKEEKIQSIIKNEINRGLTKVKTLGGYSNEEKTMILCVVEQSEAIYFKKLLQEVEPDSFVIFVNASEILGRGFSKAQFDKGF; encoded by the coding sequence ATGCGTACTTTTAAAAAATCATTAGCATTTGAATATATACAAATTATTGTCGGTGCCGCGTTAGTCGGATTGGCGTTTAATATATTCCTCTTGCCAGCACGTTTAGCAGCTGGGGGAGTTTCAGGAATTAGTACGATTCTTTATGAAGTATTTCAATTCAATCCGGCCTACGTGCAATGGCTTATCAATATTCCGTTATTAATCGTCGGCATTGTATTTATAGGCAGGGAGTTCAGTGTGAAAACGCTCGTTGGAACTTTGTTCGTGCCGTTTACGATATGGGTTACCCAGGGCATGAATCTTTCGGTAGATAATCCTTTACTCGCCGCAATTTACGGCGGGATCATGCTAGGCGTCGGACTTGGTATTGTTTACCGCGGAAATGGTTCAACGGGTGGCACGGCGTTAATCGCACAAGTGTTGAAAAAATTTACGGGTCTTTCCAGCGGATTTTCACAACTTCTCGTTGATGGATTAGTTGTCGTCACATCAGCGTTTGTCTTTAACTTCGAGTTGGCTTTGTATGCGCTCATGTCCATTTATGTCACAAGCAAAGTAATCGATTTTGTCCAATTGCAGACATCGCCGACAAAGTTAATCCTTATCATTACGGATAAAGAAGAAAAAATCCAATCCATTATTAAAAATGAAATTAACCGCGGCTTAACGAAAGTGAAAACGCTGGGCGGTTATTCAAATGAAGAGAAGACAATGATTTTATGTGTCGTTGAACAATCAGAAGCCATCTATTTTAAAAAGCTGCTACAAGAAGTTGAACCAGACTCGTTCGTCATTTTCGTAAATGCATCCGAGATTCTTGGTAGAGGTTTTTCAAAAGCGCAATTTGATAAGGGTTTTTGA
- a CDS encoding LD-carboxypeptidase codes for MVIKPPRLQKGDTVGIVTLGSPLAANRINEGISYLKSIGYEVVVGEHVYSASGFLAATPEQMASDLMNMFENKKVKWILPARGGVGVEGILPYLDFSIIAQNPKIVSGYSDITILLNVLYEYAQLITFQSLLLIDFKTNTPKYNFDQFFHATSTVTSPWQITNPPGVALRSLVPGNVSGPIVGGNLTSFVGTLGTSFEINTDGKIIVLEETHEPINTVYRYLNHLLLAKKFDDCLGIIMGECTNCQAAYGKTYTDLINQFLVPLGKPLMSNLATAHGRFKATIPIGATVNMNTYNRTMTVMEPTVSP; via the coding sequence TTGGTTATAAAACCGCCCCGCTTGCAAAAAGGGGATACTGTCGGAATCGTTACTTTAGGAAGTCCCTTGGCAGCAAATCGGATTAATGAAGGAATCTCGTATTTAAAAAGTATCGGCTACGAAGTCGTTGTCGGTGAACATGTTTATTCCGCGAGTGGATTCTTAGCTGCAACCCCGGAACAAATGGCGTCGGATTTGATGAACATGTTTGAAAATAAAAAAGTAAAATGGATCTTGCCTGCACGGGGCGGCGTTGGCGTTGAAGGAATTCTTCCTTATCTAGACTTTTCAATAATCGCCCAAAACCCGAAAATTGTTTCAGGATATAGCGACATAACAATTCTGCTGAACGTACTTTATGAGTATGCCCAGTTAATCACATTTCAAAGTCTTCTTTTGATCGATTTTAAAACAAATACGCCAAAATATAACTTCGATCAATTCTTCCATGCGACATCGACCGTAACATCTCCTTGGCAAATTACGAATCCACCTGGCGTGGCCTTGCGAAGTTTGGTTCCTGGTAATGTTTCTGGACCCATCGTCGGCGGAAATCTCACCTCTTTCGTAGGTACTTTAGGGACTTCATTTGAAATAAATACGGATGGAAAAATTATTGTTCTTGAAGAAACTCATGAACCCATTAACACCGTATATAGATATTTGAATCACCTTTTATTGGCGAAGAAATTCGATGATTGTTTAGGTATTATTATGGGTGAATGCACAAATTGCCAAGCGGCCTATGGAAAAACTTATACCGATTTGATCAATCAATTCTTGGTTCCGTTGGGTAAACCGCTGATGTCAAATCTTGCCACTGCGCACGGCAGATTTAAAGCGACGATACCAATCGGCGCGACGGTAAATATGAATACGTATAATCGAACAATGACTGTTATGGAACCGACTGTTAGTCCTTGA
- a CDS encoding multicopper oxidase domain-containing protein, whose amino-acid sequence MIRRYHAVAIPIRIVLNSFGDHNPNGMIFVLKENEQKVKKMVEKNPFSPVDLVQPLIIRANEGDTVEILLENQLSFHVGLHFQQAEYDVRNADGVNVGLNDESTVSPDDSYLYRIHAVKEGTYYFSDLANPSSGENGSNSNGLFGALFVQKRFSWWTDPETGKPMNSGVYADIHHPILPSFREYAWVFHDEMEVDDLTGNRPINHLTNQEEESFHGANYRYEPVNRRQQLITEGVVCPNCEGEEVHHDSWVYGDPSTPILRGYIGDPAKIRVVHGGVKETHVFHYHVHQWLSDTQDLSSEIFDAQATSPQSHYTIEPLYGLGSLQGSFGDAVIHCHLYPHFAAGMWGMNRVFNTLQDGSQCYPNGVPIKSLQPLPDRKAPPKPTKLKPGFPNFIPGKVGYKAPRPPLGIVGGRGLTELEKNAAIEKPRPGAVFTDPCIGEAPVKVYNISLIELPVTYNKQGWHDPKGRVYVLDEDLEAVCSGEKEPEPLVIHASAHTCFHINYTNRLPHILDGDAFQLVTRTYETGFHIHFVKFDVLVNDGANVGWNYDSSILPGETMQYSYYADVELKAWFFHDHMYPNAHQQHGVFGTGVVHPRFTKFLDCKTGEEVVHGTQITSSNPLIPDYRDFALFVQDFALLFDKNGKPLQPPKFPGSDDDPGLFGVNYKNEPLQFRLGPDADPAYSFSSYTHGDPITPILRAYEGDSIRIRLLQGAQEESHSFNVHGLSWLKERGSLDSNQEEQQHIGISESFTMETYIPRSGDYLWAFETEEDLWNGLWGLIRAYDEKVPDLIPLSDRPKPSKRSKPLPECNGKKPPQAENPVLIPVENGPVRYFDIVAFQCPIVYNDFGDHDPHGIIFALREDMDAIVKGTKNPEPLIIRANVGDTVEVTLTSLLEFDKFPFKDGIHPYPEVKEQAFYPPSLRISLHPQLIQYDVKNSAGETVGFNGDQTIGPGEKRTYRWWVVSQVGACGMWDMADIRNHKSHGAFGAFIAEPRGTEYLDPYTLKPVRTGANVILRNPFLPEIREFVMIMHDGVRLLDKNNQVIFDPVDGILLPPPEIDEDLLDTYDQGSRGFNYRSERLINRYQKEKVLHDLFSSHVFGDPATPLFESYVGDPVTIRLVTPSERRRSHTFNLHGHRFRFDTKDINSRTESFVGFNVAGAVRNLELLGGAGAYGNHPGDYMYRSGNIQWDIEQGMWGIMRVYNALQEHLPPLKIDLDGL is encoded by the coding sequence ATGATAAGAAGATACCATGCGGTAGCGATTCCAATTCGAATCGTTTTGAACTCGTTCGGAGATCATAATCCAAATGGAATGATCTTCGTATTAAAAGAAAATGAACAGAAAGTAAAGAAAATGGTTGAGAAAAATCCTTTCTCTCCCGTTGACCTTGTTCAACCCCTAATTATTCGGGCAAATGAAGGAGATACAGTGGAGATTCTGCTTGAAAATCAATTATCCTTCCACGTGGGCCTCCATTTTCAACAAGCTGAATATGATGTGAGAAATGCTGACGGTGTGAACGTTGGATTGAATGATGAAAGTACAGTTTCTCCCGATGATTCTTATTTATATCGAATCCATGCCGTTAAAGAAGGAACGTATTATTTTTCCGATTTAGCAAATCCGTCAAGTGGTGAAAATGGTTCTAATTCGAATGGTCTGTTCGGCGCGTTGTTTGTTCAGAAACGCTTTTCTTGGTGGACCGATCCCGAAACGGGAAAGCCGATGAATAGCGGTGTATATGCTGACATTCATCACCCGATTTTGCCGTCTTTTCGGGAATATGCTTGGGTTTTTCATGACGAAATGGAAGTTGATGATTTAACGGGGAATCGTCCGATAAATCATTTAACGAACCAGGAAGAGGAATCATTTCACGGGGCTAATTACCGGTATGAACCTGTGAATAGGCGCCAACAGTTAATTACTGAAGGTGTTGTTTGTCCAAATTGTGAGGGAGAAGAAGTCCATCATGATTCATGGGTTTACGGGGATCCGTCTACGCCAATTCTACGAGGATATATCGGTGACCCTGCAAAAATTAGAGTTGTCCACGGCGGGGTAAAAGAAACGCACGTCTTTCATTATCATGTTCATCAATGGTTGAGCGACACGCAGGACCTTTCTTCTGAAATTTTCGATGCGCAAGCGACAAGCCCGCAGTCGCATTACACGATTGAACCGCTATACGGATTGGGTAGTTTGCAAGGGTCTTTTGGAGATGCAGTTATTCACTGTCATCTATATCCACATTTTGCGGCCGGAATGTGGGGGATGAATCGGGTTTTTAATACACTTCAAGATGGCAGCCAGTGCTATCCTAACGGCGTTCCGATTAAATCATTGCAACCATTACCCGACCGGAAAGCACCGCCAAAACCGACAAAATTAAAGCCAGGATTTCCAAATTTCATTCCCGGAAAAGTAGGATACAAGGCGCCGCGTCCGCCACTTGGAATTGTTGGCGGCAGGGGTTTGACTGAGTTAGAGAAAAATGCTGCTATTGAAAAACCAAGACCGGGTGCGGTATTTACAGACCCATGTATTGGAGAAGCACCGGTGAAGGTGTATAACATTTCACTAATCGAGTTGCCAGTTACCTATAATAAGCAAGGTTGGCATGACCCAAAGGGAAGGGTTTATGTTTTAGATGAAGACTTGGAAGCTGTTTGTTCAGGGGAGAAAGAACCTGAACCTCTCGTAATTCATGCGTCAGCTCATACTTGTTTCCACATTAATTACACGAATAGATTGCCTCATATTCTTGACGGGGATGCGTTTCAACTTGTGACAAGAACATACGAGACAGGATTTCATATCCACTTTGTAAAATTTGATGTATTGGTTAATGATGGGGCGAATGTCGGATGGAATTATGATTCTTCCATTTTACCGGGCGAAACGATGCAATACTCCTATTACGCTGACGTCGAGTTGAAAGCATGGTTTTTCCATGATCATATGTATCCAAACGCGCATCAGCAACATGGCGTATTCGGAACGGGCGTTGTACATCCACGGTTCACCAAGTTTTTAGATTGCAAGACAGGAGAGGAAGTCGTTCATGGAACGCAAATCACTTCTAGTAATCCACTAATTCCTGATTATCGCGATTTTGCATTATTTGTTCAAGACTTCGCTTTGTTGTTCGATAAAAATGGCAAACCCCTTCAACCGCCGAAGTTTCCAGGATCTGATGATGACCCGGGTTTATTTGGTGTGAATTATAAAAATGAACCTTTGCAATTTCGACTAGGTCCTGATGCTGATCCAGCGTATTCGTTCAGTTCCTATACTCACGGCGACCCAATCACGCCAATATTGAGAGCTTACGAAGGAGATTCAATTCGCATTCGCCTTCTTCAAGGTGCTCAAGAAGAATCTCATAGCTTTAACGTTCATGGATTAAGTTGGCTGAAAGAACGCGGAAGTTTGGATTCAAATCAAGAAGAGCAACAGCATATCGGAATTTCTGAATCGTTCACGATGGAAACGTATATTCCACGTTCCGGCGATTATTTATGGGCGTTCGAGACAGAAGAAGATTTATGGAACGGGCTTTGGGGGTTAATCCGCGCTTATGATGAAAAAGTGCCGGATTTAATTCCTCTATCAGATAGACCGAAACCATCAAAGCGTTCAAAGCCGCTGCCAGAATGTAATGGGAAAAAGCCGCCGCAAGCAGAAAATCCCGTGCTTATTCCCGTGGAAAATGGGCCAGTCCGCTATTTTGATATAGTCGCTTTCCAATGTCCGATAGTTTATAACGATTTCGGTGATCATGATCCGCATGGAATTATTTTCGCGCTTCGAGAGGATATGGACGCGATTGTAAAAGGAACGAAAAATCCAGAACCTTTAATTATTCGGGCCAATGTCGGCGATACCGTGGAAGTAACGTTAACGAGTCTGTTGGAATTCGATAAATTCCCCTTCAAAGATGGGATTCATCCTTATCCTGAAGTGAAAGAGCAAGCGTTTTATCCACCGTCCTTACGAATTTCGCTGCACCCCCAACTAATTCAATATGATGTGAAAAATTCGGCAGGGGAGACTGTTGGATTTAACGGAGACCAAACGATTGGACCTGGTGAAAAAAGAACCTATCGTTGGTGGGTAGTATCTCAAGTAGGCGCCTGCGGTATGTGGGATATGGCAGATATACGAAACCATAAATCGCACGGTGCATTTGGGGCTTTTATCGCGGAACCAAGGGGAACCGAATATTTGGATCCATATACGTTGAAGCCGGTTCGAACCGGAGCGAATGTTATTTTGCGCAATCCTTTTTTACCGGAAATACGAGAATTTGTCATGATTATGCATGACGGCGTGAGACTACTCGATAAAAATAACCAAGTCATTTTCGATCCGGTTGACGGCATTTTGTTGCCGCCGCCAGAGATTGATGAGGATTTACTTGATACGTATGACCAAGGCTCACGCGGTTTTAATTATCGAAGTGAACGGTTAATTAACCGCTATCAAAAAGAAAAAGTGCTACATGATTTATTTAGTTCTCATGTGTTTGGGGATCCAGCAACCCCTTTGTTTGAAAGTTATGTAGGGGATCCAGTAACAATTCGATTAGTCACACCGTCAGAACGACGTAGGTCACACACGTTCAATCTTCATGGACATCGCTTTCGTTTCGATACAAAGGATATCAATTCGCGAACGGAATCATTCGTTGGATTCAACGTTGCAGGCGCCGTGCGAAATCTAGAACTGTTGGGCGGAGCCGGTGCTTACGGGAACCATCCAGGAGATTATATGTACCGCTCTGGAAATATTCAATGGGACATCGAGCAAGGCATGTGGGGAATCATGAGAGTTTATAACGCGTTACAAGAACATTTGCCACCATTAAAAATAGATTTGGATGGGTTGTGA
- a CDS encoding SCO family protein: protein MVVGFMAFYLFWPQSIDLPKIGTVEEWSLTEDGNSQDFHDKPKLISFFFTNCPDICPMTMWDLKEFQKLMREKGIADDRYIILSVTLDPEYDTSERINQYKELFEITSPNWLFIRGSLEETKKFTQYFNFYYEKNVDGFVTHSTSMYIVDSNDYIRAHHDMAIGKKRVNIEEIANHLEMLIK, encoded by the coding sequence TTGGTAGTTGGATTTATGGCTTTTTATCTCTTTTGGCCGCAGTCGATTGATTTGCCGAAAATAGGAACTGTGGAAGAATGGTCGCTAACTGAAGATGGAAATAGTCAAGACTTTCATGATAAACCGAAGCTAATATCGTTTTTCTTTACAAATTGTCCAGACATTTGTCCCATGACAATGTGGGACCTGAAAGAGTTCCAAAAACTGATGCGAGAAAAAGGTATCGCAGATGACCGGTATATTATCCTATCTGTCACACTGGATCCTGAATATGATACAAGTGAGAGAATAAATCAATATAAAGAGTTATTTGAAATAACGAGTCCGAACTGGTTATTTATACGAGGATCACTAGAAGAAACAAAGAAATTCACACAGTATTTTAATTTCTATTATGAAAAAAATGTAGACGGCTTTGTCACTCACTCCACATCCATGTATATTGTCGATTCCAATGATTATATAAGAGCCCATCATGATATGGCAATAGGAAAAAAACGCGTCAATATCGAAGAGATTGCAAACCATTTGGAGATGTTAATCAAATAA
- a CDS encoding collagen-like protein codes for MDDCNYCRECDRCKGSRGPRGFRGPRGYEGPAGYDGERGIPGPKGEPGRPGPRGFTGEKGDKGDQGPIGPKGDKGDKGDKGSRGERGPKGSFESAYGFAYTETGNSDSGIIDFCESGPLCEVQLTNKGLKITNDGVYQIDYKIVLESQVITCTPSSFQIKINDLYDLSYSMTESLTSNTLNSSQLVKLKEGDVVMLVADLQEHFHYKLATLQVIQVG; via the coding sequence ATGGATGACTGCAACTATTGCCGTGAATGCGACAGATGTAAAGGATCGCGTGGCCCTAGGGGATTTAGAGGCCCCAGAGGCTATGAAGGCCCTGCCGGTTATGACGGGGAACGAGGAATCCCTGGCCCTAAAGGAGAGCCAGGAAGACCGGGACCTCGAGGATTTACTGGAGAAAAAGGGGACAAAGGAGATCAGGGACCAATCGGACCAAAAGGCGATAAAGGAGATAAAGGTGATAAAGGCTCAAGAGGTGAACGGGGTCCAAAAGGAAGTTTCGAATCCGCATACGGCTTCGCCTATACTGAAACCGGTAATTCCGATTCTGGTATTATCGATTTTTGCGAATCAGGACCTTTATGTGAAGTTCAATTAACAAACAAAGGTTTAAAGATAACGAATGATGGCGTTTATCAAATCGATTACAAAATCGTCCTCGAATCACAAGTGATCACCTGCACGCCTTCATCTTTTCAAATCAAGATTAATGATTTATATGATTTATCGTACTCGATGACGGAATCACTCACTTCGAATACGTTGAATTCTAGTCAGCTAGTCAAGTTAAAAGAGGGAGACGTTGTCATGCTTGTTGCTGATTTACAAGAGCATTTTCATTATAAGTTAGCGACATTGCAAGTTATACAAGTAGGATGA
- a CDS encoding DUF2935 domain-containing protein — protein sequence MGSEHSISTFVTQSLEEIRFWSRIMKEHAFFLSLGFTADDTKLIQEAKHYIAIFERIEEQASEYNERTDPEVIRNFNIQVYQAAVSIWAYKRKVLGLILHCQINGNNFPLLVDHISREAFYFAKRLKELNEGKIKPLADAIIDENVFFLKIMADHSKFIGHLLDPSERKLVDQARGFSEDFDKLLYQAQDLDHMRPQSETKPLFEQFLDQNRVSVVSLRDFKKTARELIEECKIKSIIHPLLADHVFREASHFLEIIDAFDAHLSAQKA from the coding sequence ATGGGGAGTGAACATTCAATTTCTACATTTGTAACCCAATCGTTGGAAGAGATTCGATTTTGGTCACGGATTATGAAAGAGCACGCATTCTTTTTAAGTTTGGGATTTACCGCGGATGATACAAAGTTAATACAAGAGGCAAAGCATTACATTGCAATATTTGAACGGATTGAAGAACAAGCTAGTGAATATAACGAAAGAACAGACCCTGAAGTGATTAGAAATTTTAATATTCAAGTCTATCAAGCAGCAGTTTCTATTTGGGCATATAAACGAAAAGTACTCGGGCTTATTTTACATTGTCAAATTAACGGAAATAACTTTCCGTTATTAGTTGACCATATTAGCCGGGAAGCATTTTATTTTGCTAAACGATTAAAAGAATTAAATGAAGGTAAGATAAAGCCTTTAGCCGATGCAATTATCGATGAGAATGTATTTTTCTTGAAAATAATGGCGGATCACTCAAAATTCATAGGGCACTTGTTAGATCCTTCTGAAAGAAAACTTGTCGATCAAGCACGTGGGTTCAGCGAAGATTTCGACAAACTTCTTTACCAGGCACAAGACCTGGATCATATGCGTCCTCAATCCGAAACAAAACCGCTCTTTGAACAATTTCTTGATCAAAATCGCGTGTCTGTTGTGTCGTTACGAGACTTCAAGAAAACAGCAAGAGAGTTAATCGAGGAGTGTAAAATAAAAAGCATCATCCACCCTCTTCTTGCCGACCATGTTTTCCGTGAAGCAAGTCACTTCCTTGAAATTATCGATGCCTTTGATGCACATCTTTCCGCACAAAAGGCTTAA
- a CDS encoding RluA family pseudouridine synthase, with protein MNIPILYEDNHLLVVEKPVNIPVQGDDSRDKDLLTILKEDIKVRYNKPGNVYLGLVHRLDRPVGGVMVFAKTSKAASRLSDVIRKNELERKYLAVVRGVPNKNKAKLEHYLYKDTKKNKVHAVSANHKEGKKAVLDYETIRSSDGLSLLSVRLHTGRSHQIRVQLAESGTPLYGDQKYGQHVNRPGQQIALWANLLEFPHPTTKEIIRVESRPPNEYPWNLWTTITKH; from the coding sequence ATGAATATCCCAATTCTATACGAAGACAATCACTTACTCGTCGTTGAAAAGCCTGTCAATATCCCAGTGCAAGGGGATGACAGCCGCGATAAAGATTTACTAACGATATTAAAAGAAGATATAAAGGTTCGTTATAATAAACCCGGCAATGTTTACTTAGGGCTAGTTCACCGGTTGGACCGTCCAGTAGGCGGGGTCATGGTGTTTGCGAAGACGTCAAAGGCTGCGTCGCGGTTATCGGATGTCATTCGAAAAAATGAACTTGAGCGGAAGTATTTAGCAGTAGTAAGAGGTGTTCCGAATAAAAACAAGGCGAAGTTGGAGCATTATTTATATAAAGATACGAAGAAAAATAAAGTGCACGCTGTTTCCGCCAATCACAAAGAGGGAAAGAAAGCTGTTCTTGATTACGAAACGATTCGCAGTTCAGACGGGCTAAGCCTTCTATCGGTTCGTCTTCATACCGGTCGTTCACATCAAATTCGCGTTCAATTAGCCGAATCGGGAACACCGCTATACGGCGATCAAAAATACGGACAACATGTCAACCGTCCCGGACAGCAAATCGCTTTATGGGCGAATCTGCTTGAATTTCCGCATCCGACAACGAAAGAAATCATTCGAGTCGAATCACGTCCGCCGAATGAGTATCCTTGGAATCTCTGGACTACGATCACAAAACATTAA
- a CDS encoding DUF2812 domain-containing protein: MAKKVRKLLGELWQIGEHESWFSDMASEGLHLKKIGRLFAHFEKGGPKDVRYRIDTSTTRTISEEEKELYRQAGWTYVTKFGEFTLFSSAMKLNAPELHTDPAEQSHTLKKFDNKIKNSTILLVILSLILIGMQIYLWFFLAGPTYSLVEGGGITYITTSLLFSGIVYKMIRGVFSIRKLRNHLIEGRPINHHASWKKSRRVNTTFMISMILVAAVGALVPWIQIFTDQTETLPQKSSDLPFVRLADIEQNADLIREEYFVEDNRDILNQYHYHWSPFAPLQYETHESGIISNEVWKDGSGEYSPYIYTQVYRLTFPSMNENLIKDLMGRYDYRYREGVLMRQESEDFDTLLIRKTDEETEVFAAKGKGLIHINYYGYAELDVILKSVGEKLALIAE; this comes from the coding sequence ATGGCTAAGAAGGTTCGAAAGTTACTGGGTGAACTTTGGCAAATTGGTGAGCATGAAAGTTGGTTTTCTGATATGGCGAGCGAAGGCCTTCATTTGAAAAAGATTGGAAGGCTATTTGCACACTTTGAAAAAGGCGGCCCAAAAGATGTGCGATATAGAATTGATACGTCAACGACTCGCACGATTTCAGAAGAAGAGAAAGAGCTTTATAGACAAGCTGGATGGACGTATGTAACGAAATTTGGTGAATTCACTTTATTTTCATCAGCAATGAAACTAAATGCACCAGAGTTGCATACTGATCCAGCCGAGCAATCACATACATTGAAAAAATTTGATAATAAAATTAAAAACTCTACAATTCTCTTGGTCATCTTGAGTCTAATCCTTATAGGCATGCAGATTTATTTATGGTTTTTTCTAGCTGGTCCGACATACTCCTTGGTCGAGGGAGGCGGGATTACCTATATTACAACATCACTACTATTCTCAGGTATAGTTTACAAGATGATACGCGGGGTCTTCTCCATTCGTAAATTAAGAAACCACCTGATAGAAGGAAGACCGATTAATCATCATGCTTCTTGGAAAAAATCTCGTCGTGTAAATACAACTTTTATGATATCGATGATTTTAGTTGCCGCGGTTGGTGCTCTCGTTCCTTGGATTCAAATTTTCACGGATCAAACTGAAACTTTGCCACAGAAAAGTAGCGACCTACCATTCGTACGCCTAGCCGATATAGAGCAAAATGCGGACTTAATTCGGGAAGAATACTTTGTTGAGGATAACAGAGATATTCTGAATCAGTATCATTATCATTGGAGCCCATTTGCGCCGCTTCAGTATGAAACACATGAATCAGGTATCATTTCTAATGAGGTATGGAAAGATGGCAGTGGAGAATATTCACCGTATATATATACACAAGTTTATAGGCTTACTTTTCCTTCGATGAATGAAAACTTAATTAAAGATTTGATGGGTAGATACGATTATCGCTACCGTGAAGGTGTCCTTATGAGGCAGGAAAGTGAGGATTTTGACACGCTGTTAATTCGTAAAACTGATGAAGAAACTGAAGTTTTTGCCGCAAAAGGAAAAGGACTCATCCACATAAACTATTACGGTTATGCAGAACTAGACGTAATTTTGAAAAGTGTTGGAGAGAAACTAGCTTTAATTGCTGAATAG
- a CDS encoding PadR family transcriptional regulator, with protein MKYTGGPMTEAMYYVLLTLMNPSHGYGLMNEIKEVSNGRIKMGPGTLYGVLARMQKEGLITLKKNDGRRKTYEITAEGERALRHEYDRLKALLKDGDILEVGDTNG; from the coding sequence ATGAAATACACTGGCGGGCCGATGACTGAGGCGATGTATTATGTGTTATTAACACTTATGAATCCGAGTCATGGATATGGACTGATGAATGAAATCAAGGAAGTGTCGAACGGTCGAATAAAAATGGGACCCGGCACGCTTTACGGGGTTCTTGCACGTATGCAAAAAGAAGGACTTATTACTTTAAAGAAGAATGATGGCAGAAGGAAAACGTACGAAATTACAGCGGAGGGGGAACGTGCTCTTCGTCATGAATATGATCGTTTAAAGGCATTGCTGAAAGACGGAGACATTCTGGAAGTAGGTGATACGAATGGCTAA
- a CDS encoding signal peptidase I — protein sequence MKLFTRILNALLAIAILCTLIAAVGSAITKKPVLLSVIRSNSMYPVWERGDMVIIKNLYEKDIIENGDIVFFETEEGNLADKGWIAHRVMDGNESAGFITKGDANDSTDQNVGTGLIDREWIAAKAFTIGETPIVIPKLGHLSLLVEKYQGNSFLLPAIALILAVLIGFGELKSSRIRQKKEIGIELQLIYIFGGLTIVVIMGATMLASGQKMNVIYEVSEQGQGVLMGSEVGILQIGDEVSQPLSELKNGGFFPLIGSTTTKDKQIVPSHKNIKLSQGQQLETTYTVTAQQPGAYESTIQVGLFYPFLPASFIYFLSEKSYWLALVVVSFIPGLPLIIYPMIDGKMRRGILKYIRKRKRKLRSALPF from the coding sequence TGTACGTTGATTGCAGCAGTTGGTTCAGCGATTACAAAAAAACCGGTCTTACTTAGTGTAATTCGTTCAAATAGTATGTACCCCGTTTGGGAACGCGGCGATATGGTGATCATAAAAAATCTATACGAAAAAGACATAATAGAAAACGGAGATATTGTCTTTTTTGAAACAGAAGAAGGTAATCTCGCTGATAAAGGGTGGATTGCTCACCGAGTAATGGATGGAAATGAAAGTGCAGGTTTCATAACAAAAGGCGATGCCAATGACTCTACGGATCAAAATGTTGGCACCGGTTTAATTGACCGGGAATGGATCGCTGCAAAGGCTTTTACCATTGGCGAAACCCCGATTGTTATTCCAAAACTAGGGCATCTGTCATTATTGGTGGAAAAATACCAGGGTAATTCTTTTTTATTACCTGCAATTGCATTAATTTTAGCTGTGTTAATCGGATTTGGAGAATTAAAGTCTTCACGAATTCGGCAAAAGAAAGAAATCGGAATTGAATTGCAGCTTATTTATATATTTGGAGGCTTAACAATCGTCGTTATTATGGGCGCGACAATGCTCGCTTCAGGACAAAAGATGAATGTAATTTATGAAGTTTCCGAGCAAGGGCAGGGTGTTTTAATGGGAAGCGAAGTTGGTATTTTACAAATCGGTGATGAGGTTTCGCAACCATTATCGGAACTTAAAAATGGCGGGTTCTTTCCATTAATCGGATCCACTACAACGAAAGATAAACAGATTGTGCCAAGCCATAAAAATATAAAACTCTCACAAGGCCAGCAACTAGAAACAACCTATACTGTAACCGCCCAACAGCCAGGTGCGTATGAATCAACTATTCAGGTAGGGTTATTTTACCCGTTCTTACCAGCATCTTTTATTTATTTCCTTTCAGAGAAAAGTTATTGGTTAGCCCTCGTAGTGGTTTCCTTCATACCTGGCTTGCCATTAATCATTTATCCAATGATTGATGGGAAAATGAGAAGGGGAATCTTAAAGTATATAAGAAAGAGAAAAAGGAAATTGCGGAGCGCTTTACCATTTTGA